The Psychrosphaera ytuae genome includes a region encoding these proteins:
- the rimM gene encoding ribosome maturation factor RimM (Essential for efficient processing of 16S rRNA) has product MSQLNNSDELILVGKIGASYGIKGWFKVNAFTEVPEGIFEYSPWFVTNNGQQHQVKVTDWRRHNKGLIAKFEGVDTRNDAEAWLHAEISVRADQLPELADDEFYWRDLKGMQVVTDKGYDLGKVSGLMETGSNDVLVVDANAKDAFGQTERLIPYIQDDVILSVSKEENTITVDWDPGF; this is encoded by the coding sequence ATGAGTCAGTTAAATAATTCAGACGAGTTAATTCTAGTCGGTAAAATTGGTGCCAGTTACGGCATTAAAGGCTGGTTCAAAGTTAACGCCTTTACCGAAGTTCCGGAAGGAATCTTCGAATATAGTCCGTGGTTTGTAACCAATAACGGACAGCAACATCAAGTGAAGGTGACCGATTGGCGCCGACACAACAAAGGCCTTATCGCTAAGTTCGAAGGTGTAGATACTCGAAACGATGCAGAAGCTTGGCTTCACGCAGAAATTTCAGTTCGCGCTGACCAACTGCCTGAATTGGCAGACGATGAGTTCTACTGGCGTGACCTTAAGGGCATGCAGGTAGTAACTGATAAAGGTTACGACTTAGGTAAAGTATCTGGCCTTATGGAAACGGGTTCAAATGACGTACTGGTTGTCGATGCAAACGCGAAAGACGCATTCGGTCAAACAGAACGACTAATACCGTATATTCAGGACGATGTAATTCTTTCAGTCAGTAAGGAAGAAAACACCATAACGGTGGACTGGGATCCGGGATTCTGA
- a CDS encoding acetolactate synthase 3 large subunit — protein sequence MTEKLRLTGAQMVIQSLKELGTELLFGYPGGAVLDIYDALYQEPDIEHILVRHEQAATHAADGYARATGKPGVVLVTSGPGATNAITGIATAYMDSIPMVVISGQVPSSVIGQDAFQETDMIGCSRPIVKHSFLCLKTEDIPEYIAKAFYIATTGRPGPVVVDIPKDLVHNTPLYDFALPKNIEMRSYKPTKKGHQKQINKAVATLTSAKRPVIYTGGGLITSDKSAQLKELAEVLNAPVTNTLMGLGGFPGTHPQFLGMLGMHGTYEANSAMANADVILALGARFDDRVTNNIEKFCPNATIIHVDVDPATIAKIVNAHIPIVGDLSQVVDQLLARLYAIGYEPDTKAQQAWWTQIDQWRARDSLNYKKESVDAALTEGDQPKGSIQPQQVIEALYKVTDGDAFVCSDVGQHQMFAAQYYPFDKPRRWINSGGAGTMGFGFPAAMGVKLAYPDAQVVCVSGDGSIQMNIQELSTCLQYNIPVKIVLLNNSSLGMVRQWQDMIYQGRHSHSYMESLPDFTKLVEAYGHVGVTIDSADSLEQDLANALSIKDRLVFINVIVNEEEHVYPMQIKGGAVNDMWIRKGERS from the coding sequence ATGACGGAAAAGCTTCGGCTCACCGGCGCCCAAATGGTGATCCAATCACTAAAGGAACTTGGAACTGAATTGTTATTTGGTTATCCGGGCGGCGCGGTATTAGATATATACGATGCCTTATATCAAGAGCCTGACATCGAGCATATTTTAGTCCGTCACGAACAAGCTGCAACACATGCTGCGGACGGTTATGCAAGAGCAACAGGTAAACCTGGGGTCGTATTAGTGACTTCAGGGCCAGGCGCAACGAATGCTATTACAGGCATTGCGACTGCGTATATGGACTCTATTCCTATGGTTGTGATTTCAGGACAGGTCCCGAGCTCGGTCATTGGTCAAGATGCATTCCAAGAAACTGACATGATTGGTTGTTCGCGTCCTATCGTAAAGCACAGCTTTTTGTGTCTAAAAACCGAAGATATTCCTGAGTACATAGCTAAAGCATTTTATATCGCTACGACAGGTCGGCCGGGGCCTGTTGTCGTCGATATCCCAAAAGACTTAGTCCATAACACGCCTTTGTATGATTTTGCATTGCCTAAAAATATTGAGATGCGCTCGTACAAGCCAACTAAGAAAGGCCATCAAAAGCAGATCAATAAGGCGGTAGCAACTTTAACTTCAGCTAAGAGACCCGTTATTTATACAGGCGGTGGCCTGATTACCTCAGATAAATCTGCGCAACTAAAAGAGTTAGCTGAGGTTTTAAATGCGCCTGTGACCAATACATTGATGGGGTTAGGGGGATTTCCGGGGACTCACCCACAATTTTTGGGCATGTTAGGTATGCATGGAACTTATGAAGCCAATAGTGCCATGGCGAATGCCGATGTGATTTTGGCGCTAGGGGCAAGATTTGACGACCGAGTGACTAACAACATCGAAAAGTTTTGTCCTAATGCGACGATTATACACGTTGATGTTGACCCTGCTACGATTGCCAAAATTGTGAATGCCCATATTCCAATTGTTGGGGATTTGTCTCAGGTCGTTGATCAGCTGCTTGCTCGTCTGTACGCAATTGGTTATGAGCCAGATACAAAAGCTCAGCAGGCTTGGTGGACCCAAATTGATCAGTGGCGTGCGCGAGACTCTTTGAACTATAAAAAAGAGAGTGTCGACGCAGCACTAACTGAAGGCGACCAACCTAAGGGCTCGATTCAGCCCCAACAGGTTATCGAGGCGTTGTACAAGGTTACTGACGGTGATGCATTTGTGTGCTCAGATGTAGGTCAACACCAAATGTTTGCGGCGCAATATTATCCGTTTGATAAACCAAGACGATGGATTAACTCAGGCGGTGCTGGGACCATGGGTTTTGGTTTTCCTGCCGCGATGGGAGTTAAGTTAGCTTATCCAGATGCTCAGGTGGTTTGTGTATCAGGTGACGGTTCGATTCAAATGAATATTCAAGAATTATCGACCTGTCTGCAATACAATATTCCGGTCAAAATTGTTCTTTTGAATAACTCTTCTTTGGGTATGGTTAGACAATGGCAAGACATGATTTATCAAGGTCGCCACTCTCACTCCTATATGGAATCCTTACCTGATTTTACCAAGCTAGTTGAAGCTTACGGTCATGTTGGCGTTACGATTGATAGTGCTGATTCTTTAGAACAAGACTTGGCAAATGCGTTGTCGATAAAAGACCGCCTTGTATTTATCAATGTGATAGTTAACGAAGAGGAACACGTTTACCCAATGCAAATTAAAGGTGGTGCAGTTAACGATATGTGGATCAGAAAAGGAGAGCGTTCATGA
- the trmD gene encoding tRNA (guanosine(37)-N1)-methyltransferase TrmD codes for MSCQLWLGVISLFPEMFDAITQQGVISRAIKNGTIEFNAWNPRDFAHDKHSTVDDRPYGGGPGMLMMVQPLTDAIHAAKQAAGEGAKVIYLSPQGRKLDQQGVKQLAQNKKLVLVAGRYEGIDERVIQSEVDEEWSIGDFVLSGGELPAMTLIDAVSRMIPGVLGHKLSAEQDSFADGLLDCPHYTRPEVLAGQRVPDVLLSGNHEKIRQWRLKQSLGRTWLRRPDLINNLALTDEQNRLLSEFQQEHDNTDNV; via the coding sequence ATGAGTTGTCAGTTGTGGTTAGGGGTTATTTCTCTCTTTCCGGAAATGTTTGACGCGATTACCCAGCAAGGTGTAATCAGCAGAGCCATTAAAAACGGTACTATAGAGTTTAATGCGTGGAATCCTCGTGATTTTGCCCATGACAAACATAGTACAGTGGATGACCGCCCTTACGGTGGAGGTCCAGGAATGTTAATGATGGTGCAGCCGCTGACGGATGCGATACACGCAGCCAAACAAGCCGCTGGCGAAGGTGCGAAGGTGATTTATTTGTCTCCGCAAGGTCGCAAGTTGGATCAGCAAGGCGTTAAACAACTAGCACAAAACAAAAAGTTAGTGCTGGTCGCGGGTCGTTATGAAGGGATAGACGAACGGGTGATTCAATCGGAAGTCGATGAAGAATGGTCGATTGGAGATTTTGTTCTAAGTGGCGGTGAGTTACCGGCCATGACACTGATAGATGCAGTGTCGCGAATGATTCCTGGTGTGCTAGGCCATAAGTTGTCAGCCGAACAAGATTCATTTGCAGACGGTTTACTTGATTGTCCCCATTACACTAGACCTGAAGTACTGGCAGGCCAACGGGTGCCAGACGTGTTACTTAGCGGTAATCACGAAAAAATCCGACAGTGGCGCTTAAAGCAGTCACTAGGCAGAACCTGGTTGCGAAGACCTGATTTAATTAACAATCTAGCTCTGACTGACGAACAGAATCGATTGTTGAGCGAGTTCCAACAGGAACACGACAATACCGACAATGTTTAG
- the rplS gene encoding 50S ribosomal protein L19, with translation MSKVSQNIIKALEEEQMKSDVPAFMPGDTVVVKVRVKEGNKERLQAFEGFVLAKKNRGLHSSFTVRKISNGEGIERTFQTHSPIIDSIEVKRRGDVRRAKLYYMRERSGKSARIKEKLSIKK, from the coding sequence ATGAGCAAAGTTAGTCAAAACATCATTAAAGCTCTTGAAGAAGAGCAAATGAAGTCTGATGTACCTGCATTTATGCCAGGTGACACAGTAGTTGTAAAAGTACGCGTAAAAGAAGGCAACAAAGAGCGTCTTCAGGCGTTTGAAGGTTTCGTATTAGCGAAGAAAAACCGTGGCCTACACTCTTCTTTCACAGTTCGTAAGATCTCTAACGGTGAAGGTATCGAGCGTACATTCCAAACGCACAGCCCGATTATCGATAGCATCGAAGTTAAACGTCGTGGTGACGTACGTCGCGCTAAACTATACTACATGCGTGAGCGTTCTGGTAAGTCAGCACGTATCAAAGAGAAGTTATCTATCAAGAAGTAA
- the tyrA gene encoding bifunctional chorismate mutase/prephenate dehydrogenase, producing the protein MALDKLRLEIDEIDSQLVELLAKRQAVTAKVGEYKKQVGKAIYDPEREAILIGKRRAMAESLSVNPDLIEDVLRRIMRESYQSQHNSYRCLNPGANVIVIGGRGALGRRFVDMFERSGYQTRVIEKEDWPVAEEVWQQANLVIVAVPIQVTEDVIHQLPKLPEDCVLADLTSLKGEPLNAMLSAHQGPVVGLHPMFGPDVPNFVKQVVVVCHGREPMAYQWLIDQLALWGAILEVDQATAHDKSMELIQAMRHFTTYVYGRFLARQNPDLEQLLRLSSPIYRLELAMTGRLFAQNSQLYADIIYNAKDIKQLSADFFQELKFAIDDLVQDDKEAFKKEFDEVALWFGDKSQTFLAESRTMLKTAHDAKSVKLK; encoded by the coding sequence GTGGCTTTAGATAAATTACGCCTCGAAATCGACGAGATAGACTCTCAACTTGTTGAACTACTTGCCAAACGACAAGCGGTAACCGCGAAGGTCGGCGAGTATAAAAAACAGGTGGGCAAGGCGATTTATGATCCCGAGCGTGAGGCAATACTTATTGGCAAGCGACGAGCGATGGCAGAGTCATTGTCGGTTAATCCTGATTTGATTGAAGATGTACTACGCCGAATCATGCGCGAATCGTATCAAAGTCAGCATAATTCATACCGCTGCTTAAACCCTGGCGCCAATGTCATTGTCATTGGTGGACGAGGCGCGTTAGGCCGACGTTTTGTCGATATGTTTGAGCGTTCTGGTTATCAGACTCGCGTAATAGAAAAAGAAGATTGGCCTGTTGCCGAAGAAGTCTGGCAACAAGCGAATTTGGTTATTGTTGCAGTACCGATCCAAGTCACCGAAGACGTCATTCATCAGTTGCCTAAGTTGCCTGAGGACTGTGTTCTTGCCGATTTAACATCACTAAAAGGTGAGCCGTTAAATGCGATGTTGAGTGCTCACCAAGGGCCTGTGGTAGGTTTACACCCGATGTTTGGTCCAGATGTACCTAACTTTGTAAAACAGGTTGTGGTGGTCTGTCATGGCCGTGAGCCGATGGCTTATCAATGGTTGATTGACCAATTAGCACTTTGGGGCGCAATCTTGGAAGTAGATCAGGCGACAGCTCACGATAAAAGTATGGAGTTGATCCAGGCGATGCGCCACTTTACGACGTATGTTTATGGTCGCTTTTTGGCACGGCAAAACCCTGATCTAGAGCAGTTGTTGAGGTTAAGCTCGCCTATTTATCGACTTGAGCTTGCAATGACAGGGCGCTTGTTTGCCCAAAACTCACAACTTTATGCAGATATTATTTACAATGCTAAAGACATCAAGCAGCTCAGTGCTGACTTCTTCCAAGAGCTGAAGTTTGCTATTGATGATTTGGTTCAAGACGATAAAGAGGCATTTAAAAAAGAATTTGACGAGGTGGCTCTGTGGTTTGGTGATAAGTCTCAAACTTTCTTAGCGGAAAGTCGAACCATGCTTAAAACCGCTCATGATGCCAAATCGGTTAAGTTGAAATAA
- the ilvN gene encoding acetolactate synthase small subunit, giving the protein MKRIISLIIENQPGALSRVVGLFSQRSFNIDSLTVAPTEDVSLSRLTVVTSGDAKIAEQISKQLNKIIDVLKVFELTELSHVERELMLIKVKAVSPAQRDELKRTADIFRAQIVDVTPSTYTIQMVGDGEKLDAFISTISQVFNIVETARTGVIGLGRGEKSVR; this is encoded by the coding sequence ATGAAGCGAATTATTTCTCTGATCATAGAAAACCAACCAGGTGCTTTGTCTCGAGTGGTTGGCTTGTTCTCTCAGCGTAGCTTTAACATCGATAGTTTAACTGTTGCGCCAACCGAAGATGTCTCTCTGTCACGCCTGACTGTTGTGACATCCGGAGACGCTAAAATTGCCGAACAGATCAGTAAGCAACTCAATAAGATCATTGACGTATTAAAAGTATTTGAGTTGACTGAATTATCTCATGTCGAGCGCGAATTGATGCTGATAAAAGTGAAAGCGGTATCGCCGGCACAACGAGATGAATTGAAGCGCACTGCAGATATTTTTAGAGCGCAAATTGTTGATGTCACACCTTCGACCTACACGATTCAAATGGTAGGAGATGGCGAGAAGCTCGACGCGTTTATCAGTACAATTTCACAAGTATTTAACATTGTCGAAACCGCACGAACGGGAGTAATAGGCCTAGGCCGCGGTGAAAAATCAGTGCGTTAA
- a CDS encoding cytochrome C assembly family protein, giving the protein MSVIFIGLIICFIGFLSSSVLCAKSIYSKAQNNIKIILLCAVLATALELILARQALYLNGQVHLSLASMSLLVSSLINAVIIWRSIKQFNPMMILVTTGFGALLSLLLLLTPEQSALYTSGLKSSSIPMVVHIVLSVAAYCVLVIASLYALQFHYIDSKLKAKTLSLNSYLPPLSVVENQHFKLMSLGVALLTTALITGFAFLDSMWSENYAHKTVLSLIAWVIFASLTVGHKIYGWRGHKSAVATIIGAIILSLGYFGSRFVREILLS; this is encoded by the coding sequence GTGAGCGTCATCTTTATCGGCCTAATAATTTGTTTTATCGGCTTTTTGAGTAGCTCTGTACTCTGCGCAAAATCAATTTACAGCAAAGCCCAAAACAACATAAAAATCATATTATTATGTGCTGTCCTTGCCACTGCCCTCGAGTTAATTCTCGCGCGTCAAGCCTTGTACCTCAATGGCCAAGTCCACTTATCGTTAGCGTCTATGTCTTTATTGGTCAGTAGCTTGATTAATGCTGTTATTATTTGGCGTTCGATCAAACAATTCAACCCCATGATGATTTTGGTCACCACGGGTTTTGGCGCCTTATTGAGTTTATTATTGTTGTTAACTCCAGAGCAGTCAGCTTTATATACAAGCGGTTTAAAAAGCTCTTCTATCCCCATGGTCGTACATATAGTGTTATCAGTCGCGGCTTATTGTGTGTTAGTTATTGCTTCTTTATATGCTCTGCAATTCCACTACATCGACTCTAAATTAAAAGCAAAAACCTTATCGCTGAATAGTTATTTACCGCCACTTAGCGTGGTCGAAAACCAACACTTTAAATTAATGTCTTTAGGTGTTGCTTTGCTCACAACAGCCCTTATTACAGGCTTTGCATTTTTGGATAGCATGTGGTCAGAAAACTATGCCCACAAAACAGTGCTCTCTCTCATCGCATGGGTAATTTTTGCGTCATTAACGGTTGGTCACAAAATATATGGCTGGCGTGGACATAAAAGTGCCGTCGCGACTATCATAGGTGCTATCATTCTATCTTTAGGTTACTTTGGTAGCCGCTTCGTCAGAGAAATTTTGTTAAGTTAG
- the rpsP gene encoding 30S ribosomal protein S16 codes for MVTIRLARGGAKKRPFYSIVVADSRRSRDGRFIEKVGFFNPIAAGQEEKIRIDLDRVEHWVGVGAQVSDRVAKIIKDAKAA; via the coding sequence ATGGTAACTATTCGTTTAGCTCGTGGTGGCGCGAAAAAACGTCCATTCTACTCAATCGTAGTTGCAGATAGCCGCCGTTCACGTGACGGTCGTTTCATTGAGAAAGTTGGCTTCTTCAACCCGATTGCAGCTGGTCAAGAAGAAAAGATCCGTATCGACCTAGATCGTGTTGAGCACTGGGTTGGTGTTGGTGCACAGGTTTCTGACCGCGTTGCAAAGATCATTAAAGACGCGAAAGCGGCTTAA
- the ffh gene encoding signal recognition particle protein: protein MFSNLSDRLSESLKKISGRGRLTEDNIKDTLREVRMALLEADVALPVVREFVKAVKERAVGEEVGKSLTPGQVFVKIVQSELEKAMGEKNEDLNLAAQPPAVVMMAGLQGAGKTTSVGKLAKFLKEKKKKSVLVVSADVYRPAAIKQLETLASEVDVEFFPSTVEQKPIDIVNGAIEHAKKKFFDVLLVDTAGRLAIDEAMMDEIKELHAAINPVETLFVVDAMTGQDAANTAKAFNEALPLTGVILTKADGDARGGAALSIRHITGKPIKFIGMGEKTDALDPFHPERIASRILGMGDVLSLVEQIESKIDKEKAEKVAKKVMKGKGFDLEDFRDQLTQMRSMGGMASLMDKMPGMGKIPDSVKGQVNDKQFIQMEAIINSMTPKERAHPDLLKGSRKRRIAAGSGTQVQDVNRLLKQFTQMQKMMKKMKGGGLMKMMRGLGGGGMPKMPGGFPRLK from the coding sequence ATGTTTAGCAATTTATCCGATCGTTTATCCGAATCACTGAAAAAAATCAGTGGTCGTGGCCGCCTAACAGAAGACAATATCAAAGATACCCTGCGTGAAGTACGTATGGCGTTATTAGAAGCCGACGTTGCGTTGCCTGTCGTTCGTGAATTTGTAAAGGCAGTAAAAGAGCGTGCCGTTGGTGAAGAAGTTGGTAAAAGCCTAACGCCAGGTCAAGTGTTTGTAAAAATCGTCCAGTCTGAGCTTGAAAAAGCCATGGGCGAAAAGAACGAAGACTTAAATCTCGCTGCACAACCACCTGCAGTTGTTATGATGGCGGGTTTGCAAGGTGCGGGTAAAACGACGTCTGTTGGTAAGCTTGCTAAGTTTTTAAAAGAGAAAAAGAAGAAATCGGTTTTAGTTGTCAGTGCGGACGTTTATCGTCCTGCCGCTATTAAGCAGTTGGAAACCTTAGCATCAGAAGTTGATGTTGAGTTTTTCCCAAGTACCGTAGAACAAAAGCCGATTGATATCGTTAACGGTGCAATCGAACATGCGAAAAAGAAATTCTTTGACGTTCTTTTAGTCGATACGGCAGGTCGTTTGGCTATCGACGAAGCTATGATGGACGAGATCAAAGAGTTACACGCGGCGATTAATCCAGTTGAAACACTATTTGTTGTTGATGCAATGACAGGTCAAGATGCCGCGAATACGGCAAAAGCCTTTAACGAAGCATTGCCACTTACAGGTGTGATCCTGACCAAAGCCGACGGTGATGCTCGTGGTGGTGCCGCATTGTCAATTCGTCACATTACCGGTAAGCCAATCAAATTTATTGGTATGGGTGAAAAGACCGATGCTTTAGACCCGTTCCATCCTGAGCGAATTGCCAGCCGAATTTTAGGCATGGGTGATGTTTTATCTCTTGTTGAACAAATCGAATCAAAGATAGACAAGGAAAAAGCAGAAAAAGTCGCTAAAAAGGTCATGAAGGGTAAAGGTTTTGACCTTGAAGATTTCCGTGATCAACTAACTCAAATGCGCAGCATGGGCGGTATGGCGAGTTTGATGGACAAAATGCCGGGTATGGGCAAAATTCCTGATTCGGTAAAAGGTCAGGTTAATGACAAGCAGTTCATTCAAATGGAAGCCATCATCAACTCGATGACACCAAAAGAACGCGCTCATCCTGACTTGTTAAAAGGTTCACGCAAACGTCGTATTGCAGCAGGTAGTGGTACGCAAGTTCAGGACGTTAACCGCCTGTTAAAACAGTTTACTCAGATGCAAAAGATGATGAAGAAAATGAAAGGCGGCGGCCTTATGAAGATGATGCGTGGTTTAGGCGGTGGTGGAATGCCGAAAATGCCTGGCGGATTTCCAAGACTCAAATAA
- a CDS encoding HlyC/CorC family transporter: MDDISTGSLFIALAVLILISAYFSSSETGLMAINKYRLKHLENEGHKGALRVSKLMARPDQLIGLILIGNNLVNVGASFLAAEIGRRLYGDVGLAAAAVVLTFVILIFAEVTPKTLAALHPEKVAYPSSFVLNLLMKLLYPFVILINFITNGILVMLKVSAKDREEHSLSSEELRTVVNESSGLLQDKQQNMLVNLLDIENIKVEDIMVPRNEIFALDINSEWKDIQRALANAQHTRLLLYRDNIDDAVGFIHVRDALRLLAKDEFSKSQLLRAVREIYFTPEGTSIFILMQKLQQNKERIGLVVDEYGDIQGLFTLEDILEEIVGDFTTGMAVYTSDDVEELKDGSFVIEGGANIREINKEMNWELPTDGPKTLNGLVLEYMEDIPEENIMIEIDDYMVEIIDVTDNKVAKVRVIPPQDD; encoded by the coding sequence TTGGACGATATATCAACGGGTTCGCTGTTTATTGCGTTAGCCGTGCTTATTCTTATTTCTGCTTATTTTTCTAGTTCTGAAACTGGCCTGATGGCCATAAATAAGTACCGTCTCAAACACCTCGAAAACGAAGGCCACAAAGGGGCATTAAGAGTTTCTAAATTGATGGCTCGACCTGATCAATTGATTGGTCTGATCCTAATCGGAAACAACTTAGTGAACGTAGGCGCATCGTTTTTGGCAGCCGAAATCGGTCGTCGATTGTATGGCGATGTCGGTTTGGCAGCAGCCGCAGTTGTGCTTACCTTTGTGATCTTGATTTTTGCAGAAGTAACGCCGAAAACCCTTGCTGCTCTGCATCCAGAAAAGGTCGCATATCCAAGCTCGTTCGTACTGAACCTGTTGATGAAACTACTGTATCCATTTGTGATCCTCATCAACTTTATTACCAATGGTATCTTAGTCATGTTAAAAGTCAGTGCTAAGGACCGCGAAGAGCACAGCTTGAGTAGTGAAGAGCTCAGGACCGTTGTAAACGAATCCAGTGGCCTACTTCAAGACAAACAACAAAACATGTTGGTGAACTTATTAGATATCGAAAACATTAAAGTTGAAGATATCATGGTACCTAGAAACGAAATTTTTGCTCTAGATATCAACAGTGAATGGAAAGACATTCAACGTGCATTGGCCAACGCGCAACACACTCGTTTATTGTTATACAGAGACAACATTGATGATGCTGTCGGCTTTATCCACGTTCGTGATGCATTGCGTTTATTGGCGAAAGATGAATTTAGCAAAAGTCAGCTTTTACGTGCCGTTCGAGAGATTTACTTTACGCCTGAAGGCACCTCGATCTTTATTCTGATGCAAAAGCTTCAGCAAAATAAAGAGCGTATCGGCCTAGTTGTCGACGAGTATGGTGATATCCAAGGCTTGTTCACATTAGAAGATATTCTTGAAGAAATCGTGGGTGACTTCACAACGGGTATGGCTGTGTATACGAGTGACGACGTAGAAGAACTCAAAGACGGTTCATTTGTAATTGAAGGTGGCGCTAACATTCGCGAAATCAACAAAGAAATGAACTGGGAACTGCCTACTGACGGCCCTAAAACTCTAAACGGTCTTGTTCTTGAATATATGGAAGACATTCCAGAAGAGAACATCATGATAGAAATCGACGACTACATGGTCGAAATCATTGATGTAACAGACAATAAAGTGGCAAAAGTCAGGGTTATCCCGCCTCAAGACGACTAA
- a CDS encoding HDOD domain-containing protein: protein MSTENALLTILVEKIQSDSLVLPTLPEIAIKIREAADDPDVNLNMMADVIAQDPALSARLVKVANSAFMGRSVKVESLNQAVTRIGLRQIKNIATAIAMEQLFVSKNELVRDYMNKTWEKTVSVACASMAVMQHWSKEHRHSSLNIDTLTLAALVHSIGVLPILTEAERHEEVFANPSFLETAIKRMAGKLGGAIMRSWEFSGDFIEVAEKWSDLAYQTKEISYIDFVRIGAFYTDVLGKGLSDEDKYHTFIDKGVLDDVEYFKSDEFNKSLSDIKSVFA from the coding sequence ATGTCTACTGAAAACGCCTTGTTGACCATTTTGGTCGAAAAAATTCAAAGCGACTCATTAGTCCTCCCCACTCTTCCTGAAATAGCCATCAAGATTAGAGAGGCGGCAGATGATCCTGACGTAAACCTCAATATGATGGCCGATGTAATCGCACAAGATCCGGCGTTGTCAGCACGATTGGTGAAAGTAGCCAATAGCGCATTTATGGGGCGCTCAGTTAAGGTTGAGTCCCTCAATCAAGCGGTGACCCGTATTGGTTTACGTCAAATTAAAAACATAGCGACTGCAATTGCGATGGAGCAGTTGTTTGTATCTAAAAATGAACTCGTTCGTGATTATATGAACAAAACATGGGAAAAAACTGTCTCGGTTGCGTGCGCATCAATGGCAGTCATGCAACATTGGTCAAAAGAGCACCGTCACAGTTCATTGAATATTGATACGCTTACATTGGCGGCGTTGGTTCACAGTATCGGTGTGTTACCTATATTGACCGAGGCTGAGCGACATGAAGAAGTGTTTGCCAACCCAAGTTTCTTAGAAACGGCGATCAAGAGAATGGCTGGCAAGCTTGGCGGCGCAATAATGCGCTCTTGGGAATTTTCAGGTGACTTTATTGAAGTTGCTGAGAAGTGGAGCGACCTAGCTTACCAAACCAAAGAGATAAGCTACATTGACTTTGTCCGTATTGGGGCTTTCTACACTGATGTTCTTGGTAAAGGTTTAAGTGACGAAGATAAATATCATACATTTATCGACAAAGGCGTATTGGACGACGTTGAGTACTTTAAGTCAGATGAATTTAATAAGTCGTTAAGTGACATCAAGTCGGTGTTTGCTTAA